The region CAGCAGAATGAATTAATTCGTGAACGGAGTGAAAAAAGTGTAGAGGTGGGACAGCTGTTTAGGGATGATGAGGATCCTTAAAATAAGTGATCTCTTTTGGTCAGCTGTAGTGAGTTCTCCTGAGCCCACTGTGCACTGgaatgctcagcacagctgagcaCCTTGCTATTCAGGTCACTGGGTTTGGGTGTTGTATGCTCAGGCATTAGATTTTACTGTTCTTTACTACACACCCAAAATACACTTGCAGAAGGAAGAACAAATTCAAAGTATTAGAAATATTAAAGTAAAAAGTGTAAAGTATTGAAGTATTTTTATCATTGCTGTATCTTTGAAATTTCAGCTAACTAATGTTCATGAGATCATTGTTTGTAAAACAGTAGGATTTTACTTGAAATAGCACATTGAAATACTGTGTTACACACAAGAATTAAAGAGATACTTTAAATACTTTGTGATCTTATGTAgctgatgtttcttgtaggtAACAAAAGAGGATACAAAAGTAGAATTGGATACTTACAAGCAATCTCGCCAGGGCCTTGATGAAATGTACAGCGATGTTTGGAAGCagttgaaagaagaaaaaaaaatcaggctgGTAAGGAAACTTAACTATAGAAAGTGAAGTGAAGGACACAGGATTCAGCCTGTGGTAACATTACAAATACAAGATGACAGCTATGCACCTTTTGCAGCTGTCCAGAATTCATAGAGCAATTGCAAGCAAGATGATGGGCATTGGTCATTAACAGTGTCTGGAATGTTGGAAATAAAAGGCCTCTTTTTAAGAAACCACTGGCATTATCATAGCAGAGAGACAGTTTGTGTATGGGATTGTCTGGGTTTTATCCCTGACCTATGGCTACGTGGCTGTAACTAGGAAATTCCATCTCTTTGTAAGGAACTAGAGAAAGAGTTGGAGCTACAAATtggaatgaaaacagaaatggaaattgCCATGAAACTTCTGGAAAAAGATACTCATGAAAAACAAGACACTTTAGTTGCCCTTCGCCAACAGTTAGAAGAAGTGAAGGCCATTAACTTGCAGATGTTTCACAAATCCCAGGTGTGTACTgggggctggggatggtttGTGGGGTTTCTCTTCTTTGGGTGGATTGTGGTTTAACCTTTTTTTCAGTTGAATTGTGTGATGGGCATTTCTACAAGGCAGCCATGGTGTAGCAGTGCTCACATAAAATATACAGAGCTTGTTTCCATTAATGAAACAAAAGTTTAACTAAGCTCTCCATGCATGAAGTAAAAGTTCAGCAAGCCTTCCTCTCCCACACCTGGTTCCAGAAATCCAGGGAGGATTTCTCTCAATTTTATGGCCTATTCCTTGATGCCTGTTCAGGCTTTACCCAGGTCCTTGACTCCTTCCCAGACACTTGCAAATCAGCAAAAGCCCCATGCTAAGGTGTGCCTTTGCTTTTGAAAGCagtatttttgggtttttttttttgcttcgTGGTTCCATGCCCACTGAGTGCAGTGTTATGTTCAAATCATCATTGGTATTCTTACCCTGTCAATTtaatctggttttatttcttcaggCTTTTTCTGAAGAGAACATTTTTGGCTTGTAGCTGATCTCATAGGTCAAAACATAGTTAaggtggtttgggttttttctctggtTGTAACAAAACAATTGGAGCAATGTCTGCTCTGGAATTATCAGCATTTTGTTTGCACATTCCAGTCAGACCCAGGCATGGCCTTTAGCAAGGTGaacattctttttctggtgGCAGACTTTAAACACTGTTCACTATTTCCTACAGAATGCAGAGTGTTCATtacaagagaaaacagaagcaatatcttcttttgaaggaaaaacaaatgagATGATGTCCTCTAtgaaacaaatggaaaagaGGTAATAATTGCAAGATAAGAAAGGCAACACTGAAGTCAGTAGAAGGTTTCCAGTACAAACCTTTACAGGATGACCTTCCATATGCCCCACAGACATTTGGGCCTGTGTGCCAGCATGAGCTTTTTTACTTTCTCCTCTTCATCTCTCTGTGCTTGCTGTTCTCTTCCCAGGCAAACATGTCCATAACTGGCCCACTGGAAAACCACAGCTCTTTCCATAACAGGCTATTGAAAAGCATGTTAACTTCACTTTAAGAACAGATGTGActttgcttttgggtttttttcagaaacaacTGCTTTCGaaagtctttttttcctccactaGCATTTTCAGTTCAAGCTTTTATAAAGATCCCTGTGGTAACTCTAAAAGAAGAGGGGGAGAGGGTGCAGGGAAGGAGTGAATTGAAAACAAATGTCTGTGTTCCTTCctgtgcaggctgcaggaggcagagaaggccaggcaggcagcagaggagcgGTGCAATAAGATgaagcaggagctggctgggaaGCTCAACTCATGTCGGCAGCAGATGGCCCAGCTGGACAGCAAATGGTATTTAATCTGAGCAggtgttttccttccctttgctgTTTCTTTAAGAAGtgttttctattccttttaTGCTCAGGTCTAACGAGGGGTGGAGTTTGAAATTCTGTTGGCTTCAACATTGAcagacaggagccagggaagcACAGCACTTTTGTACAGTGTGCAGTTAGCATCAGGATTTTGACATGTTTTTTCCAGAACATCTAATTTAGAGCACAGAGTAGCAGCAAATATCTGCCCATTCCGACTAGCAATGGAGCTTTCAAttgcttttttaataaatcaggAGATAGGTATGGTCATACTTGTAGGCTGAGCATAGAACTGACTGTCATCCAAAGGGACTGGGATTTTTGAAGGGACTTATGGGTGTTTTCTCAGGGAATGTTAATCCTCTAAAGATTTCTAAGGCCAATAGAAAAATCTTCTTTCACTGTTCAGACTGCAGGATAGAGTGTCCCTTTTAAACACAACAGTCTAAACACAGGTAGTGACATATTAACCTGTGGGGATTGGTTTCTTTGGGGGTCTTTTGGCTGGCTGTTTTTCTTCTAGCCCTTcattgctgtttgttttctatGACTTGAAAATGTTAACATATGTTAAATGTTAACAGCGTTAACATTTTTGACGTCTGCTGCCTGTTCTTTCCTTTCCCAGAACACCACTCTAATTTTGCCCTCTTTTGGACAAGATTTCTACTTCTCACATTGTTGCTATCCTTAAGTGCTATAGGATATTCTTCTgctacaggtttttttttagaatgaattatttttaaatagctcAACTCTGGAAAAGGAGTTAAAATCCGAAAAGGAACAGAGACAAACTTTGCAAAAAGAACTGCACCAAGAGAAGGATGCTACCACTCTGCTTAAAACAGAATTGCAACAGATGGAAGGACTGAAAAAGGTATGCACAGTTTCAAGCATTCAGAACAACTGAATGTGAGTTATTTTTTAAGCATGAACATTCTTTTTAACCTAAAGAGGATTTGCTGACACGTATGGAGCAGTTTCTGAGGACACAGTTGTGCACCTGTACCCGTCTATGTGCTCCTGTGTTGGCACAGGACTGCCATTTTCCAGCTATGTTTAAGGATGGTCAAAGCCTgaaaatcttccttttcttgGTAAATATGGTTAAATGATTCCATTGTTTGTGCAGAACCTGTGGGTAGTTCTCtcttgtaattttaaaaatcaagccTTAGAAATAGGGGGATTTGCAAAGGAGCCGATTCTTGTGAACTGCTGGGTAGTTTGGGTAGACTGATCGAGGTTTAGGTCAAGCAGTGCAAAAAAAGTTTGATTTTGTGCTTGATTTTATAGGAGCTGAGAAAACTGCAAgatgagaagcagcagctgaagaagGTCcgtgaggagcaggagcaagCTCTTCAAGAAATGGGACTTCATCTCAGCCAGTAAGTTCTAGGGAACAGAACTCCTGTAAGTGATGTAAGCTGGAATATCAGACTAATACCAAGAATTTTAAACCTCATTTACTTATAAAAATCAATTGATGTTAGAATTTTAGTAGGCAATTACTATGTATGAGAAACTAAAGAGCCATGAAATGAAAGTGAGTGAGGATCTTGTCAGAGTGAGCTGGCTGAGAGGAAATATTAAAGGAAATGTTTCGTTCTTATAGTGGAACTGTGCTTTTCCTACATTCTTCTGTTTATACTGAAAAAGGGGCAAATCCTGAGCTGACAGAGTTTCCCAGTGATAGTGAGTGGTTCAGATGGGTAACAGGGAGCTGACTGAAGAATTGGGATTTGGTTTCAGTGGCTCAACAGTGGAATGGCAGGGAAAACCAAACACAACTAAATAAAAAGTCATGCAGggcataatttcttttttccagatCAAAGCTGAAGATGGAAGACATTAAAGAAGTAAATAAAGCACTAAAGGTACTCTCTCGTGGATATTTTTACTAAGCATAAGAATTTCATTTAACACCTTCAAATTTCACCATGGTTATTCTGCTTTAAAAGGTGGCTTTTGAAAAATACCAACAATGTTGGTAAAATGCCTCTAGGTTTATTTATATCTCCAGCGTGGTTTTCATACCAATTTTCCAGGGTCACACGTGGCTGAAGGATGATGAAGCAACTCACTGCAAGCAATGTAAAAAGGAATTCTCCATCTCAAGAAGGAAGGTAATGTGGTTCagcagattatttttaaataatccatggaaaacaaaagcagtgcTGTTGCATACCTTGCTAGGAAAGACTGAACCCGTTCAATTCCAAATCTTGTTGGCATGATAAATATATAGGGAATAATTTGGCATTTACCACCCCAAAAGTAATACTGCCCCTGCTCCGGTGCTCTCAGtggagagctgctgtggctgtgttcAGGCTCCCTTTGCGGCTGAGCAGGCGCTGCTCAGTGCCCGGCCCGCGGTGGGTGTGCGACAGCGCGGGGACCCGGCAGGCGCGGGCGGGCagcgcagcccctccctccGCGGCCAGGCCCGAACCCGCTCCGgctcctgttcccattcccgttcctgGCTGTCCCCGAGCCGGGCCCTGTGCTCGGCCCTGCGCAGGGGGAAGggctgctgggagggctgggcttGGTGGCAAGTAGAGGGACTCAGTGGAGTCCAACACAGTTCCCAAGGTCTGACTTCTCTCTTCCTGATGCTGTTTGTAGGCAGCTGTGTTCATTCTGACTCTTTTTTGTAGCACCACTGCAGAAACTGCGGGGACATCTTCTGCAACACTTGTTCCAGTAACGAACTCGCGCTGCCATCCTACCCCAAACCCGTCCGTGTCTGTGATAATTGTCACACattgctgctccagcagtgctCCTCTAACTCCTCCTAAGGCTCTCCCACCCTTGACAGAGCCACTTTAACATTGGAAAGTagccattatttttttaattctgaattgCAGGTGTCTTCTGTGCAGCAGACTGGACTGGCTGGTCTGATAATTTCCACTGTAAGGGCAATGTAAATTAATTTGTAGGGATTGTGCAAACTAATGCTTCTCCAACTGAAGTAATTAAGGAGCTTGTATCAACTGTAATTTCCCCAAAAGCTCTATTTGAAACTAAGAttcatttttctgatttttatagATATTTGTATTAAAATTTGTATATGgcatttatacatttatttgaTCCCTGTAGACATCGTTGTCTCTGTGTACATGAACTTAATTTCTTTACCTTCACTGTAGGTGCTCCATGTGTTCCCCTGGCTTGTGTACAGTTTTGTATTTGCTCTAAGTCattcagagaggaaaaggtCAATTTATGAATTGTCTATAGAAAGCTTTATAAGGAGTGTCAATGAATGTGC is a window of Ammospiza caudacuta isolate bAmmCau1 chromosome 16, bAmmCau1.pri, whole genome shotgun sequence DNA encoding:
- the RUFY1 gene encoding RUN and FYVE domain-containing protein 1 isoform X1, which codes for MAAGERRAAPAAGKEEDFEIIDRKQLPDAAELRNEEKAKPEEARWSAPILSLARKASENLALGYGSALKSASLVGLVSKPGSSDSPAKTSTRCHTMEERANLMNMMKLSIKILIQSALSLGRTLDSDFPPLQQFFVVLEHCLKHGLKVKKSFIGQNKSFFGPLELVEKLCPEASDIATSVKNLPELKTAVGRGRAWLYLALMQKKLADYLKVLLDHKHLLSEFYEPDALMMEEEGAVIVGLLVGLNVIDANLCLKGEDLDSQVGVIDFSLYLKETQDSDGKQDGGITAVLDQKHYVEELNRHLSCTVADLQNKIDCLEKTNSKLQEELAAATDRIGSLQEEQQQLKQQNELIRERSEKSVEVTKEDTKVELDTYKQSRQGLDEMYSDVWKQLKEEKKIRLELEKELELQIGMKTEMEIAMKLLEKDTHEKQDTLVALRQQLEEVKAINLQMFHKSQNAECSLQEKTEAISSFEGKTNEMMSSMKQMEKRLQEAEKARQAAEERCNKMKQELAGKLNSCRQQMAQLDSKCSTLEKELKSEKEQRQTLQKELHQEKDATTLLKTELQQMEGLKKELRKLQDEKQQLKKVREEQEQALQEMGLHLSQSKLKMEDIKEVNKALKGHTWLKDDEATHCKQCKKEFSISRRKHHCRNCGDIFCNTCSSNELALPSYPKPVRVCDNCHTLLLQQCSSNSS
- the RUFY1 gene encoding RUN and FYVE domain-containing protein 1 isoform X2 is translated as MEERANLMNMMKLSIKILIQSALSLGRTLDSDFPPLQQFFVVLEHCLKHGLKVKKSFIGQNKSFFGPLELVEKLCPEASDIATSVKNLPELKTAVGRGRAWLYLALMQKKLADYLKVLLDHKHLLSEFYEPDALMMEEEGAVIVGLLVGLNVIDANLCLKGEDLDSQVGVIDFSLYLKETQDSDGKQDGGITAVLDQKHYVEELNRHLSCTVADLQNKIDCLEKTNSKLQEELAAATDRIGSLQEEQQQLKQQNELIRERSEKSVEVTKEDTKVELDTYKQSRQGLDEMYSDVWKQLKEEKKIRLELEKELELQIGMKTEMEIAMKLLEKDTHEKQDTLVALRQQLEEVKAINLQMFHKSQNAECSLQEKTEAISSFEGKTNEMMSSMKQMEKRLQEAEKARQAAEERCNKMKQELAGKLNSCRQQMAQLDSKCSTLEKELKSEKEQRQTLQKELHQEKDATTLLKTELQQMEGLKKELRKLQDEKQQLKKVREEQEQALQEMGLHLSQSKLKMEDIKEVNKALKGHTWLKDDEATHCKQCKKEFSISRRKHHCRNCGDIFCNTCSSNELALPSYPKPVRVCDNCHTLLLQQCSSNSS